A window of Candidatus Palauibacter scopulicola genomic DNA:
CGCAGCCGCTCGATCCCGGCGATTTCGATCCGGCGGCGCTGTCCGTGTTCGGCCGCTGGAGCGGCGTGATGACGGGCTCCGTGCAGCTCTCGGACGATGGCCGGCGCATCCGCTTCGATCCCGGCGAGCCCTTCCACGCCGGCGAATCGGTCACCGCGTCGCTGCGCGCCGGAGAGAAGCTCGCGGCCGGCGGCGCCATGGAGACGGGCTTCGCGTGGAACTTCTGGATCCGGCCTCAGGCGGGCTCGCTCGACATGATCGACCGCGGCGCGCGCACGGTCCTCGACGACGGGGAGAAGCACGTCCAGCCCTACGGGGCCTACGCCGGCGACTTCAACGGCGACGGCTATCCCGACATCGCGATCCCCAACGAGGTCTCCGCGGACGTCCGCGTGATGTTCAACGACGGCAAGGGGGACTACAACGAGTTCCGCGTCCTCGACATCCCGGGCGGAAGCTGGCCGAGCCCCAACGAAGGGGCGGACTTCAACGGCGACGGCCTCACCGACTTCGTGGTCGGGAACGCGGGGAACGACCTCGTGTCCGTCTTCCTCGCCGACGGCGAAGGCTGGTTCGAGCTGGGGAGCAACATCGAGTCCGGACAGAACGTCCGCGGCGTGTGCATCGGCGACTTCGACCAGGACGGGTGGCCGGACGTGGCGGCCGTGAACATGTCCGTCGGACCCGAGGAGTCGCGCGGCAACGTGGCCATGCTGCTCAACAACGCCGACGGGACGGGCGATCTGCGGCGCGCCTCCGAGATCGCTTCGCCGGGGCAGGGCGAGAAGACGTGCGCGACGGCGGACGTGAACAACGACGGCCTGCCCGACCTGCTCGTCGGAGCCTACTTCACGGACGAGGTGCTCACCTACCTGGGGGACGGGCGCGGCAACCTGGAGCTGGGCACGCGCGTGCGCGCCGGCGGCAAGCCGTGGATGATCGTGGCGGGCGATGTGAACGGCGACGGGAACGTCGACGTGATGTCCGCGAACCGTGAAGGGAACAACGTGGGCGTCCTCCTCGGCGATGGCGCGGGCGGCTTCGCGGATCCCGTCGAATACGAGACGGGCGAGTCGCCGCTGGCGGTCGACGTGGGCGACATCGACGGCGACGGCGACCTCGACGTGGTCACCAGCGACTTCGAGGGCAACAGCTTCACGGTGCACGAGAACGCGGGCGACGGAACGCTGGTGAACCCGCGTTCGTACGCGGCGAGCACGAACGGCTCGTGCGTCGTCATTCACGACCGCGACCTGGATGGCGATCTCGATCTCACCGGCGTGGATGAGACCGACGACAAGATCTTTCTCCTGGAGAACCCCGGGGGATGACCCGGTAGACGGGAAGATGGGAAGATGGGGAAGGTAGACCGGAAGGCGAAGCAGGAGTGGCGGGAGAAGCTCCCCGAGCCGGCCTACAAGGTGCTGTTCGAGGAAGCGACCGAACGCGCGGGGACGAGTCCGCTCAACGATGAGCAGCGTCCCGGGACGTTCGCGTGCGCGGCGTGCGGGGAGGCGCTGTTCACCACCGACATGAAGTACGACAGCGGCACGGGGTGGCCGAGCTTCTTCGAGACGCTTCCCGACGTCCTCGAGACGAAACGCGACTTCAAGCTCATCCTGCCGCGGACCGAATACCACTGCGCCCGCTGCGGCGGACACCAAGGTCACGTCTTCAACGACGGGCCCGAGCCCACGGGCAAGCGCTTCTGCAACAACGGCGTGGCCCTCCGGTTTATCCCTGACGAGGCTGACGAGGCTGACGAGGACTGAACCGGGCATCCCGGCGGTGCGCGAGGACGTGCGAGGCGAGGTGCGTGCGCTGATCCGGGGGGCCGGGGTCGTGGCCGGGGTCCTCGCCCTGTTGGCGACCCCGACCGGAGCGGCAGGCCAGCTTCCGGGCTCCAGCGGCGCCTGTGAAGCGCGGGCCGCGGAGACGCGCGCGGCCGGGGCGGCGGGCGCGCTCACGGACACGCCGACGGGCCGGGTGGCCGCCGACCTCCATTGCATCAGTCTCTTCTCGACCGCGCGGGGCGGCGACGCGCAGGGATTCGTTGAACTCGGGCGGGTGCCGTCGCCGTTCGGCGTGACGGTGACGCCGTCCGGCCACCATGTCCGCGCGTTGACCGCGCACATCGAGGGCCTCCCGCCGCCCTCCAGCCTGGGGCCGTACACGGTCTACATGGCGTGGGCGACGCCGCTCGAACTGGCTCCGGTCGTGCCGCTGGGGCCGGTCGGGAACGGCGAGCACGCGCTGGGGCGCGTCGCGTTCAACAAGTTCCTCGTGATGGTCAGCGCGGAGGCGTCGGCCGACGTCGCGACGCGCGAGGGGCCGCTCGTGCTGCGCGGGCGCTCGCCGTCCGCGCTCATGGAGGCGCACGACCTCCTGGCCCTGGCGCCGTCGGCGACGCGGCGGGTGGCCGACCGGGCCCCGAGTCGCTGGGACGCACCGCCCGCGTACCCCGGCATCGCCATGCTGCCCGGCGTGATGGACCTCGAACCGCGCGCCCGCCCCGCGAGCCTCGAGAGCGCGGCCGACGTACCCCCGTGGGAGACGCTCCCCGAGGCAGCCGCGCGCCGGGTCGTCGACCTCCCCGACGGCGGCACGCTCGACCTCGAGGCGACCATCGTCCGCCGCGAAATCGAAGGCCGCCGCCTCGCGATGCTCGCCTTCAACGGCCAGCACCCCGGGCCACTCATCCGCGTCCCCGAGCAGTCCACCATCTTCGTGAACTTCACGAACCGGACCCCGTATCCGACGGCGGTGCACTGGCACGGCATCCGGCTCGAAAACGCGTTCGACGGCGTCCCCGGCCTCACCCAGGATCCCGTCGCCCCCGGGGAGTCCTTCCAGTACCGGATCTTCTTCCGGGACGCGGGCATCTACTGGTACCACCCGCACCACCGTGAGGACGTCCAGCAGGAACTGGGCCTGTACGGGAACCTCCTCGTCGACCCCGCCGACCCGGACTACTACGGGCCCGCGAACCGCGAGGAAGTCCTCATGCTCGACGACATCCTCCTCGACGACGACGGACTCGTGGACTTCGGGGAGGAATCGGCGAACTACGTGCTCATGGGCCGGTTCGGGAACCGTCCTTTGGTGAACGGGGAGCCGAGCTACGAACTGGAAGTCGACCGGGGCGAGGTCGTCCGCTTCCACCTCACGAACGCCTCGAACACGCGCACCTTCAACCTCTCCTTCGTGGACACGGAACGCGGCGGACTTCCCGATCCCGACCAGCGCGTCGCGAACCCCGATGTCGATGATCCCCATCGTCTTCCGATGAAGGTCATCGCCTCCGACGTGGGCCGCTTCGAGCGCGAGGAACGGGTCCGAAGCGTGGTCCTGGCTCCCGCGGAGCGCTACGTGGTCGACGTGCGCTTCGACCGTCCGGGAACGCACGCGCTCGTCAACCACGTACAGGGGATCAACCACCGGCAGGGCGTCTTCCGGGCCGAACTTCGGACTCTGGGGACCGTCACCGTGGCGCCACGGGCCGCGGCCCACGACCACGGGCCCTCCTTCGAGACCCTGCGCGAACATGCGGACGTCATCGCGGACATCGACCGCTATCGGCCGCGCTTCGACGACGATCCCGATCACGAACTCGTAATGACGCTCGAGACCGAGGATCTCCCGCTCCCCATCGAACGCTCGATGGCCTACGACTGGGTCTACTTCAACCCGGTGGAATGGACCGGGACGATGCCCCGCATGAACTGGGCCACGACCGGCCGCGAGATCCGCTGGGTTCTGAGGGAGACGGCCACCGGGCGGGAGAACGAGGAGATCGAGTGGAACTTCGCCGTCGGGGATGTGGTGAAGATCCGCGTCGTCAACGACCGCGGCGCCTTTCACGCCATGCAGCACCCACTGCACATCCACGGCCAGCGCTTCCTTGTCTTGTCGCAGAACGGGGTGCCGAACCCGAACCTGGTGTGGAAGGACACGGTCCTGTTGCCCGCCGCATCGACGACGGACATCCTGCTGGAACTGTCGAACCCCGGCCGCTGGATGATCCACTGCCACATCGCGGAACACCTCGAAGCCGGCATGAAGATGACGATGAACGTCGCCGACGCCCCGCCGTGACCGGAAATAGCATGAAGACAGCGATTTACCTGCCTGACGATCTATTCGCCGCAGCCGACTCGCTCGCGAAACGGATGGGTATCTCGCGAAGCGAACTCTACGCGACGGCGGTGGCCGAGTATGTGGCGAAGCACTGCAGCGAGGACATCACTGCGAGCCTGAACGCCGTCTACGCAGACCGTTCCGGTGAAGTCGACCCTGCTCACCGTCGCGCGCAGGCCCGCTCGATCGCCGAAGAGTGGTAGAATCAGGTCGGAGCCGGGGCGGAAGCTCCTCCTGATCTGCAGAGACGGAAACAACCGTCAAATAAATATCTCTTGACATACCAACGAATTACGAAGCTTGCGCCTGATCTGACGGGTTCCCGATCAAATAAACGGCGGTCTCTTGGAGCCTGCCGCAAATCCCTGAAAAGATCGAGCCCGACGGGCATGGGGACCGTCGAGTGGAAGGATGGGTCTCGCTCAGGACCCTGCCCAGAACGGCAGATACCGCCGTGCCCGGGGACCCGTCTCGGGATCCGCCACCGCGATTAGCCCCTTGTTCACCGCATCGGCGAGGATGCGGGATGCCATCGAGGCATTCCTGTCGGCAATCCCGAAACGTGCCCGGAGGGAGGAGTTCGTCATGGGCTGCTGGGTCACGTAACGAAGGCATGCATGCATGTAGCACGCGTGAAGCCGCTCCTGGCGGTCCATCTCGCGCAGCGGTTTGTGAGCGAACAGGATGGCACGCGTGAATCCTGGCGGTCTCTCGAACACAGGGGCCGGCAGCGCGTAGCTCTCCACGGCGTGAACGACCTTGTCGATGCCGGAACCTCGCTCCTCGCAGATGTTCAGGCGGCGCATGAGCGACGCGAGCCTCTCGTTACGGGAGTGGGGCTGCGTGTCGAGGAGGCGACTCGTGTCCATCAGCGGCTCACCGGGATTGCTGATCTCGAGGCGGCGGTCGAAGATCTCGATCATCGGCCCGGCGCCGGTCATCGAGAAGTCCTGGTGGATGAGGGCGTTAGCTACGAGTTCCCGGATCGCAATCGGCGGGAACATCGGCACCTCGCGGCGGAACGCCGGTCCCAACTCCTCGTTCGATGGCGTCCAGGCGCGGATGTGGCTTACGAGTCCCCCGAAACCGGTCGCGTACCCCTTGCCCCCTTCCTGCTCCCGCTCCACGTCCATGCGCCCGGAGCCGCGGTAGTGAATCAGGCGGACGGCTTTCCGCTTGAGTTCGGGGAAGTCCGCGAGTCGGCGGGCAAACAGAATGGCGCCCAGGTTGGTGATATCGTAGCCGCCGGCTTGGCTTGGCCTGATGAGCCGGTCGTGGGTCAGCGCTTGGAGGATGGCTTCGCGCCCATCAGCCGGCGGGACTTCAAGCAATTGAAAGTACGCCGGATAATCCAGCGCTTGGAGGACATCCGGCCCATCAAGGTGCTCCGCGGAAACGCCGTCCTCGAAGACGGAATCCAGGAAGAGGCGCCAGAGCTCCGTCTCTTTCGCCGGGTGGTCGCGCAGCCTCCGCGTCGGGCTGCCGAGGCGAATGAACTCGGTGCGCTTGAAGGCTACGGGGCGACTCGTCGCGCGGGGAACCCGAAGCAGGACAATCCGCGCTCCATCCACCTCGACTTCCTCGAAGCGGAAATCCACCTGCGGTTCCAGCGACCGTGCCAGCCAAGGCTCGATGAGCTCGTTCCCCTTCTTCGTTGAACCGGGAACGAAGTCGGTTCCCACCAGATCGTGGGTGCTGTTTCTCACACCCCAGAACACGTAGCCGAATGGTTCGCCGTGAAGCGCCGCCGAGTTGGCCAGAGCCGAGATGTACTCGCCGACGGCTTCGGGACGGCTGTAGTTCCGCTTGAATTCCACCCACTCCGTCTCGTGGGCAAGGGCGCAGCACCGGCGCACCAAGTCCGCGAGGTACGAGGATGAGCGAGGCGTCACCGGGTGCGTCCTTTCGCGAAGCGAGTCATCGTCATGTTCGATGTCCATTCTAGCGTCACAAGGGGTTCGGTGTTCGATGATGCCGCCGCACGAGCTTGGGCGTCGGCGAGACCATCGCTCTCACGATAGCCTCCACCACGCTCGAAATGGAAACAACCGTCAAATAAATATCTCATTATTTTTCAACGCGTTACGATGGTTTGTCCCAATCTGGCGGGTTCCCGGTCAACTAAAACCCACCATGAATTGAAGCCCCGTACGCCCCTCCTCGTCCATGCAGCCCCCCCCCGAACGGCGTCTCCGCGGGGCCTGCCGTGCCGCGGACTGCTGCCACCTGCACGGGCTGCGGCAACACCCCTGACGAGCGATCCCGGCCGGCTCAGATGCGGCATGGCAGGCAGGACGCGGTGCTGTTGCCCGCCGTATGGAAGGGGAGCATGATGCTGGAGCCGTCAGAATCCGGCCAACGAGTAATCCACGGCCACGTCGCGAAAGGACACCTCGATGACTGCCGCCCGTCTCCGCCGCACTCCGCTCCTCGTGCTCGTCGCGACCATCCTGTGCCTCGCGGTCGGCGTACCCTCCGCTGCGCGAGCGCAGGAAGCGATGGAGGACTTCATCGCGGTGCAGGCGCCCACCGTGGCGCTCACGAACGTGAAGGTCATCGACGGCACCGGCGGCCCGGCGCGCGAGGGGCAGACCATCGTCATCCGGGACGGCCGCATCGCCGACGTCGGCCCCGCTGACGAGGTGGCGGGCCGGATCCGGAACGCGCAGGTGCTCGACCTCTCCGGGCACACCGTCATCCCCGGTCTCATCGGGCTTCACAACCACAGCTACTACACGGGCGGGAACGGCCGCGCGGCGCAGCTCTCCTTCTCCGGGTCGCGGCTCTATCTCGCCTCCGGCGTGACGACGATCCGGACGACGGGGGCGCGCGCGCCGTACGAGGAGATCAACCTCAAGCGGGCCATCGACGAGGGGCGCACCATCGGCCCGAACATGTTCACGACCGGTCCCTACCTCACGGGGCAGGAGGGTTCGCAGTCCATGGCCCAGCTCGAGGGGCCGGAGCAGGCCCGACGTCTCGTCCGCTACTGGGCCGAGGAGGGCGTGCCCTGGTTCAAGGCCTACACCTGGATCAGCCGCGAGGAACTCGGCGCGGCGATCGACGAGGCGCACCGGCACGGCGTGAAGGTGACGGCCCACCTCTGCTCCGTCGGATACAGGGAGGCGGTGGCGCTCGGGATCGACAACCTGGAGCATGGCCTGCTCGCGAACAGCGAGTACTTCCCCGGCAAGGAGCCGGACGACTGTCCGTCGGGGTTCCGGAACGGCTACGGCGACCTCGATGTGGATTCCGAGGAGGTGCAGGAGACGTTCCGCATGATGATCGAGAACGACGTCGCGATGACCTCCACGCTGGCCGTGTACGAAATCTCCGTGCCTGGCCGGGGTCCGATCGACGAGCGCGTCTACGACATCCTAGCCCCGGAAATCGCCGCGGAAGTGAGGGAAATCGCGGACCTGCGGCGGAACGCGACCCTCGATTCCGGGATCGGCATCCACCCCGACGTCTACCAAAAGGCGCTCGAGTACGAATACGCCTTCGTGCAGGCCGGGGGCACGCTCGCGGCCGGGGTCGATCCGACGGGGTACGGCGCGGCGCCTCCGGGCTACGGCGACCAGAAGAACTACGAACTGCTGCTCGAGGCCGGCTTCACGCCCGCCGAAGTCGTGCGGATCATGACCGCGAACGGTGCCAGAGTGCTGGGAATCGACGACGAGACGGGAACGATCGAGGTCGGCAAGGTCGCGGATCTGGTCGTGCTGGAGGGCGACCCCGAGGCGGACGGCCACATCCGCGAGACCCGCATCGTCTTCAAGGGCGGCGTGGGCTGGGACGCGCCCAAACTCATCGAGTCCGTCCGCGGCATCGTCGGCATCCGCTGACCGGCCGTCCCCGGTGAACTCGCGACTGGCGGCGAACTCGCGACTGGCGGCCTCGCGAGGAGAGGTGTCGGTCCGCCTCTCGGGCCTGACGATCATCGCTCTCCTGGCCGGTGTCCTCGGCGGCCCGCGGCCCGCCGCCGCGCAGGTGACCGCTGCGGACTCCGCCGCGGTGCTCGTCGCGACCGCAGGCGACTTCGAGGAGCGCGGCGAACTCGAGGTTGCCCGGGCTCTGTATGAGGAGATCGTCCGCCGCTACCCCGACACCCCGGGTGCGGCGCTGGCCCGGGCTCGGCTGGGAGGGTTGGGGGCGCCGGCGGGGGCTGTACCGGCGGGGCTGGGGCAGGGCGGCGTCCTCCAGGACCAGCGCGGCGATACGGAGTTCCGGGTCTGGTCCACGCTCTACGGTCTGTGGCTGGGGGGCGTCGCCGTACCCATGCTGGCCGATGCGACCAGTTCGGAGTCCCACGGCGTCGGACTTCTGCTCGGCGGGCCCGTGGGCTACCTCGCCGGCCGCGTGTTCTCGCGTTCCCTTTCGGTGGGGCGATCGCGCACGATCAGTTGGGCCGGCACGTGGGGCACCTGGCAGGGCGCGGGCTGGGCGCACGCGCTGAATCTCGGCGCCGATCCGGACTGCGAGTATTGCGATCCGGACGAGCAGGACGCGGTCACCGCGGCGGTGGCCGGCGGACTGACCGGCATCGTCACGGCCGCACTGCTCGCGCGGGACACCTCGGAAGGCACGGCCGCGGCGACGTACCTGGGCAGCCTTTGGGGGACGTGGTTCGGCCTCGGGGGAGCGGTTACGCTGGACCTGGACGACGACGCGATGTGGGCGAGCACGCTCCTCGTGGGCAACGCGGGCCTGATCGCCGGCGCGCTGGCCGGGAGCCGGTTCGACCTGTCCTCCCGTCGCGCGCACATGATCAGCCTCGGGGGCCTGATCGGCGGTTTCGGCGGGGTCGGCATTGCGCTCATCACGAAACCGGACAGCGACAGCGGCGCCTTCGCGATTCCGCTCGCGGCGAGCCTCGCGGGTCTGGGCCTGGGGGTCCTGCTGACCCCGGAGGACGACGGCGCTCCGGAGGGAGAGTCGAGCGCGGCCGGCGCGGCGTCCGGTTCGTTGTCGCCGGCCCTTCTGAACTGGTCGGACGGAGGGCGGCTCGAGGTCGGCCTCCCGCTGCCGTTCGCCACGACCGTCGTCGACCCGCGGCGGAACGGGCAGCGGCACACCGCCTGGAACGTCCCGCTCGTCAGCCTGCGCTTCTGAGCCGTATGCCGGACCGTCCGCTGAGAGACCGGGTGGCCGTCGTCGCCGGCGCGACGCGCGGCGCCGGGCGCGGCATCGCCCGCATGCTCGGCGAGGCGGGCGCCACCGTCTACTGCACCGGCCGCAGCGTCCGGGGCCATCCCGCCACGCCGGGACGCCCCGAGACGCTGGAGGAGACGGCGGAAATGGTGACGGCGGAGGGCGGCCGGGGGATCGCCGTCCGCACCGACCACACGGTCGAACCCGAGGTCGAGCGGCTCTTCGCCCGCGTCCGCGACGAGGCGGGCCGCCTCGACGTCCTCGTGAACGACATCTGGGGCGGCGACGCGCTGACCGAGTGGGGGAAGCCCTTCTGGGAACTCTCCGTCGCGCAGGGAGCGCAACTGCTGGAGCGCGCCGTCCACACCCACATCATCACGAGCCGGCACGGCGCCCCGCTGATGGTCGAGCGCAACGCCGGCCTCATCGTCGAAGTCACCGACGGCGACACGTTCGGCTACCGCGGCAACCTCATCTACGACCTGGCGAAGAACGCGGTCGTCCGGCTCGCCTACGCCATGGCCGCCGACCTCCGTCCGCACGGCGTCACCGCGCTCGCGATCACCCCCGGCTTCCTGCGCTCCGAGGCGGTGCTCGACCACTTCGGCGTCACCGAGGTGAACTGGCGCGACGCGGTCGAGAAAGACGAGTACTTCGCCGAGTCCGAGACGCCGTGCTACGTCGGCCGCGCGATCGCCGCCCTCGCGGCCGACCCGAACGTCGCGTCCAAGGCGGGCGGACTGTTCTCGAGCTGGACCCTGGCGAAAGAGTACGGCTTCACCGACATCGACGGCCGCCAGCCCGACTGGGGCACGTTCTTCCTGAAGAAGGTGGGAGAAACCCTCGAACGGGACGCGTCGCCAGACGAGATGGATGTTTTCGTCATCCGCAGCCGGCTCTACCAGGCGGAACTCGACCCGTCCGCCAGTGACGAGGCCGACCGCCTCCGCGCCTGGCTCGCCCGCCACGAGTAGCGGATCTTCCGACCACGTTCCCGCGGGAACGCGCCGGAGCCCCTTCCGAGTCCAGCTACGAGACGGTCGGCACCTCGAGTCCCGCCGCTCGTGCCGCGTCCCCGAGCGTCCGATCCAGCGTGGCAAGCGGCAATCGCATCCGGACGGCCAGTTCCAGGTACATGGCATCGTAGACGGAGAGCCCGTGCGCGTGGGCGACTTCGAGCACTGGTCCACGGATGCGGGATGTGGAAGCGGGATCGATCGTGAGCGGCAGCGCTTCCAGGTTTCCCCAGATCCGCGGCCAGTCGGTTTCGGCGATCCGCCCCCGGCGCGTAGCGACGAGCAGCACGTTCGCGACCTCGACCGGCCACAGGGACGGAACGAACGCCCGTCTCTCCCTCAACGCATCGCGGAGCCGAGCGGTCTCCTCCGTCGCCTCGTCCGGGAACACCCAGGCCATCGTGACGGAACAGTCGAGCACGAACGTCAACGCCGGCGACCCTCCTCGATCATGTCCCGAACGGAGAGCCCGCCGAGACTGTGCGTCTCCTGGAACGCCTTCAGGTCGTCGATCGCGGCCTGAACCTTGTCGGGGTCGGTCGTACGGAAGGGGATCAACTCCGCAACCGGACGGCCGTGCCTCGTGATGACGAAGCGCTCCCCCGTCTGCACGCGCCGCAGGAGGCGGGGCAGGTGCGTCTTGGCTTCAAAGGCGCCGATGTCCGGCATGTTCATGCTCCTCCTCGGATCGAATCCGGAGGATTTCAACTAGACTGATACTAGTCTGACTTGGCGGAGCCACGCAACGCTGTCGTCTGGCGCAGGCACCCCGGCTATCGGGGGAGAACGGGTCAGAAGCCGATGGACCTGGACACCTTCGCGGCGAAGACGCGCTCGACGGTCATGCCGGCGGCCAGGTCCCGGCGCTCGGTGTAGACGAGGAAGATGTCGCTGAGCGGCGAATACAGGTAGTTGAAGCGCACGTTCGTCACGAACTGGTCCTCGGCCGCATTGTACTGGACGAAGGCGCTCGCGAAGACCTTCGTCGAGAAGCCGTAGTCGACCCGCCCGCCGAACACGTCCGCCGTGAACGCCCCGTCCGGGAGCGAGATGTCGTTGTGGTTCGCCGAGAGATCGACGGAGAGGTGATGGTTCGGCCGCCACATGAGGCCGCCCGACAGCGACGTCAGCGTCCCGTCGAAGAACCCGCCGCGCTCGACCCGGACGAATCCCGTCAACGCCCGGCCCGGCGCCGACCGGTACTGTACCGACCCCGAGCCGAAGTCGTAGCGGCCCGTCGGAATCGTCGCGTCCCTCGAGACCCGGAAGGGTTCCCGCAGCAGTTCGAACCGGTCCGTGTAGTTCAGCGTGAGCCCGCTGCCGTTCACGAACGAGACCCCGAACCCCGCCGTCCGGCTCCGGGTCACGAGAACGGACTCGAGATCCTGGATATAGTCGATCTCGATGTACGGATTGACCTCCTGCACGCCGGGCACCGGAGGCCGCGGGTGCAGTCCCACCGTCGCGTAGCTCTGCCGGATGTCGCGCCGGCGCACGAAGCCCACCGTCGGGTTGAAGTCCTCTCCCACATGGCGCCACAGTGCCGACACGTCCCACAGTTCGTCGCGCCAGCCGGCCCACATCCGGCCCGCAACGGCGTTCCCGTCCGCATCCGGCGAGTCCGTCCAGGCGAGGAACGGGGCGAGGAGCAGCGACGGGAGCGGCCTCAGGTTCGCATCGAAACCGACGTTGCGGTTGAAGTCGGGGTGTCCTCCGATGTCCGAGCCGGTCGCCTCCCGGTTGATGAAGATCGCCCCCACGTCCGACGTCCCGAACACGCTCCGGCGCGCCCGCATGACCGAGAAGTTCTCGGCCGGGAGGCCGCGGCCGGACCGGGTCTGGAGGTTCATGAGGCCGACCTCGAACCCGGCCGTCCGGCCCGTGAGCCGCGCGCCGCCGAGGATGGGGATCGGCTCGCCCCTCCCCGTGAGCCCGATGCGGCGCGAGTGGAAGAGGGTGAGGTCGCGCAGCGAGACGCCGGTCCGGTAGCTGCGCTCCGACTGGTCGCCGAAGGCGAACGTGCCGGAGTTCTCGACGAAGAAGTCCCGTTTCTCGGGGAAGAAGAGCGGGAAGCGGGTCAGGTTGACCTGCTCCTGGTCGACCTCCACCTGGGCGAAGTCCGTGTTGTAGGTGAGGTCGAGCGTGAGCCCCGGCGTGACTCCGAACTTCACGTCGAACCCGAGGTCGGCCTGGCTGCCGGCGCGCCCTTCGTCGACGAGCGTCCCCGTCTGGTCCTGCGCGAGGGCGTAGGGCTTCACCCGCAGGTTGAGTCCCGGCCCCACGCCCCGGAATCCCGTCAGCGTACCCGCCTTCGACATCTTGTGGATCTGGTCGCGCCGGTCGAGCGGCGCCCAGAACGTGTCCTCCGCCTTGCGCCGGATGCGGCGCAGGATCTGGAGTCCC
This region includes:
- a CDS encoding VCBS repeat-containing protein; this translates as MKTLSGVLGALVVAAAAVLVLVGTDRSEAAATEAPPPAAAVGSSSAAVSLVSPAPHSIEAGPESPVELVLAQPLDPGDFDPAALSVFGRWSGVMTGSVQLSDDGRRIRFDPGEPFHAGESVTASLRAGEKLAAGGAMETGFAWNFWIRPQAGSLDMIDRGARTVLDDGEKHVQPYGAYAGDFNGDGYPDIAIPNEVSADVRVMFNDGKGDYNEFRVLDIPGGSWPSPNEGADFNGDGLTDFVVGNAGNDLVSVFLADGEGWFELGSNIESGQNVRGVCIGDFDQDGWPDVAAVNMSVGPEESRGNVAMLLNNADGTGDLRRASEIASPGQGEKTCATADVNNDGLPDLLVGAYFTDEVLTYLGDGRGNLELGTRVRAGGKPWMIVAGDVNGDGNVDVMSANREGNNVGVLLGDGAGGFADPVEYETGESPLAVDVGDIDGDGDLDVVTSDFEGNSFTVHENAGDGTLVNPRSYAASTNGSCVVIHDRDLDGDLDLTGVDETDDKIFLLENPGG
- the msrB gene encoding peptide-methionine (R)-S-oxide reductase MsrB gives rise to the protein MGKVDRKAKQEWREKLPEPAYKVLFEEATERAGTSPLNDEQRPGTFACAACGEALFTTDMKYDSGTGWPSFFETLPDVLETKRDFKLILPRTEYHCARCGGHQGHVFNDGPEPTGKRFCNNGVALRFIPDEADEADED
- a CDS encoding multicopper oxidase family protein; this encodes MRALIRGAGVVAGVLALLATPTGAAGQLPGSSGACEARAAETRAAGAAGALTDTPTGRVAADLHCISLFSTARGGDAQGFVELGRVPSPFGVTVTPSGHHVRALTAHIEGLPPPSSLGPYTVYMAWATPLELAPVVPLGPVGNGEHALGRVAFNKFLVMVSAEASADVATREGPLVLRGRSPSALMEAHDLLALAPSATRRVADRAPSRWDAPPAYPGIAMLPGVMDLEPRARPASLESAADVPPWETLPEAAARRVVDLPDGGTLDLEATIVRREIEGRRLAMLAFNGQHPGPLIRVPEQSTIFVNFTNRTPYPTAVHWHGIRLENAFDGVPGLTQDPVAPGESFQYRIFFRDAGIYWYHPHHREDVQQELGLYGNLLVDPADPDYYGPANREEVLMLDDILLDDDGLVDFGEESANYVLMGRFGNRPLVNGEPSYELEVDRGEVVRFHLTNASNTRTFNLSFVDTERGGLPDPDQRVANPDVDDPHRLPMKVIASDVGRFEREERVRSVVLAPAERYVVDVRFDRPGTHALVNHVQGINHRQGVFRAELRTLGTVTVAPRAAAHDHGPSFETLREHADVIADIDRYRPRFDDDPDHELVMTLETEDLPLPIERSMAYDWVYFNPVEWTGTMPRMNWATTGREIRWVLRETATGRENEEIEWNFAVGDVVKIRVVNDRGAFHAMQHPLHIHGQRFLVLSQNGVPNPNLVWKDTVLLPAASTTDILLELSNPGRWMIHCHIAEHLEAGMKMTMNVADAPP
- a CDS encoding CopG family transcriptional regulator: MKTAIYLPDDLFAAADSLAKRMGISRSELYATAVAEYVAKHCSEDITASLNAVYADRSGEVDPAHRRAQARSIAEEW
- a CDS encoding ATP-binding protein → MTPRSSSYLADLVRRCCALAHETEWVEFKRNYSRPEAVGEYISALANSAALHGEPFGYVFWGVRNSTHDLVGTDFVPGSTKKGNELIEPWLARSLEPQVDFRFEEVEVDGARIVLLRVPRATSRPVAFKRTEFIRLGSPTRRLRDHPAKETELWRLFLDSVFEDGVSAEHLDGPDVLQALDYPAYFQLLEVPPADGREAILQALTHDRLIRPSQAGGYDITNLGAILFARRLADFPELKRKAVRLIHYRGSGRMDVEREQEGGKGYATGFGGLVSHIRAWTPSNEELGPAFRREVPMFPPIAIRELVANALIHQDFSMTGAGPMIEIFDRRLEISNPGEPLMDTSRLLDTQPHSRNERLASLMRRLNICEERGSGIDKVVHAVESYALPAPVFERPPGFTRAILFAHKPLREMDRQERLHACYMHACLRYVTQQPMTNSSLRARFGIADRNASMASRILADAVNKGLIAVADPETGPRARRYLPFWAGS
- a CDS encoding amidohydrolase family protein, producing the protein MTAARLRRTPLLVLVATILCLAVGVPSAARAQEAMEDFIAVQAPTVALTNVKVIDGTGGPAREGQTIVIRDGRIADVGPADEVAGRIRNAQVLDLSGHTVIPGLIGLHNHSYYTGGNGRAAQLSFSGSRLYLASGVTTIRTTGARAPYEEINLKRAIDEGRTIGPNMFTTGPYLTGQEGSQSMAQLEGPEQARRLVRYWAEEGVPWFKAYTWISREELGAAIDEAHRHGVKVTAHLCSVGYREAVALGIDNLEHGLLANSEYFPGKEPDDCPSGFRNGYGDLDVDSEEVQETFRMMIENDVAMTSTLAVYEISVPGRGPIDERVYDILAPEIAAEVREIADLRRNATLDSGIGIHPDVYQKALEYEYAFVQAGGTLAAGVDPTGYGAAPPGYGDQKNYELLLEAGFTPAEVVRIMTANGARVLGIDDETGTIEVGKVADLVVLEGDPEADGHIRETRIVFKGGVGWDAPKLIESVRGIVGIR
- a CDS encoding SDR family oxidoreductase yields the protein MPDRPLRDRVAVVAGATRGAGRGIARMLGEAGATVYCTGRSVRGHPATPGRPETLEETAEMVTAEGGRGIAVRTDHTVEPEVERLFARVRDEAGRLDVLVNDIWGGDALTEWGKPFWELSVAQGAQLLERAVHTHIITSRHGAPLMVERNAGLIVEVTDGDTFGYRGNLIYDLAKNAVVRLAYAMAADLRPHGVTALAITPGFLRSEAVLDHFGVTEVNWRDAVEKDEYFAESETPCYVGRAIAALAADPNVASKAGGLFSSWTLAKEYGFTDIDGRQPDWGTFFLKKVGETLERDASPDEMDVFVIRSRLYQAELDPSASDEADRLRAWLARHE